A window of the Camelus ferus isolate YT-003-E chromosome 22, BCGSAC_Cfer_1.0, whole genome shotgun sequence genome harbors these coding sequences:
- the ZBTB7A gene encoding zinc finger and BTB domain-containing protein 7A isoform X4 has product MEVSARKMAGGVDGPIGIPFPDHSSDILSGLNEQRTQGLLCDVVILVEGREFPTHRSVLAACSQYFKKLFTSGAVVDQQNVYEIDFVSAEALTALMDFAYTATLTVSTANVGDILSAARLLEIPAVSHVCADLLDRQILAADAGADAGQLDLVDQIDQRNLLRAKEYLEFFQSNPMNSLPAAAAAAAATFPWSAFGTSDDDLDATKEAVAAAVAAVAAGDCNGLDFYGPGPPAERPPAGDGDEGDSNPGLWPERDEDAPAGGLFPPPVAPPSTATQNGHYSRGGEEEAASLSEAAPEPGDSPGFLSGAAEGEDGDGADADGLAASTLLQQMMSSVGRAGAATAGDSDEESRADDKGVVDYYLKYFSSAHDGDVYPAWSQKVEKKIRAKAFQKCPICEKVIQGAGKLPRHIRTHTGEKPYECNICKVRFTRQDKLKVHMRKHTGEKPYLCQQCGAAFAHNYDLKNHMRVHTGLRPYQCDSCCKTFVRSDHLHRHLKKDGCNGVPSRRGRKPRVRSGGLGGLGGPDPAPAPGAPAPPGAPAPPGSPDARRNGQEKHFKDEEEDEDEASPEGLGRLNVAGAAGGGDGGAGATADGSFAAGLA; this is encoded by the exons ATGGAG GTCTCGGCGCGGAAGATGGCCGGCGGCGTGGACGGCCCCATCGGGATCCCGTTCCCCGACCACAGCAGTGACATCCTGAGCGGACTCAACGAGCAGAGGACGCAGGGCCTGCTGTGCGACGTGGTAATTCTGGTGGAGGGCCGCGAGTTCCCCACACACCGCTCGGTGCTGGCTGCCTGCAGCCAGTACTTCAAGAAGCTGTTCACGTCGGGCGCCGTGGTGGACCAGCAGAACGTGTACGAGATCGACTTTGTCAGTGCCGAGGCGCTCACGGCCCTCATGGATTTCGCCTACACGGCCACGCTGACCGTCAGCACGGCCAACGTGGGCGACATCCTCAGCGCCGCCCGCCTACTTGAGATCCCTGCCGTGAGCCACGTCTGCGCCGACCTCCTCGATCGGCAGATCCTGGCGGCTGACGCGGGCGCCGACGCTGGGCAGCTGGACCTCGTAGATCAAATTGATCAACGAAACCTCCTTCGCGCCAAGGAGTACCTCGAGTTCTTCCAGAGCAACCCCATGAATAGCCTGcctgccgccgctgctgccgccgctgccacATTCCCGTGGTCTGCCTTTGGCACATCTGATGATGACCTGGATGCCACCAAGGAGGCTGTGGCTGCTGCAGTGGCTGCTGTGGCTGCTGGCGACTGCAACGGCTTGGACTTCTACGGGCCGGGCCCCCCGGCTGAGCGGCCCCCAGCTGGGGATGGGGATGAGGGCGACAGCAACCCGGGTCTGTGGCCAGAGCGGGACGAGGATGCCCCTGCTGGGGGTCTCTTCCCACCTCCCGTGGCCCCGCCGTCCACCGCCACGCAGAATGGCCACTACAGccgaggtggggaggaggaggcagcctcgCTGTCAGAGGCGGCCCCCGAGCCAGGCGACTCTCCGGGCTTCCTGTCGGGCGCAGCTGAGGGCGAGGACGGGGATGGGGCTGACGCGGACGGGCTGGCGGCCAGCACTCTGCTGCAGCAGATGATGTCGTCTGTGGGCCGGGCTGGGGCAGCGACGGCAGGGGACAGCGACGAAGAGTCGAGGGCTGATGACAAGGGCGTCGTGGACTACTACCTGAAGTACTTCAGCAGTGCCCACGATGGCGACGTCTACCCGGCCTGGTCTCAGAAGGTGGAGAAGAAGATCCGGGCCAAGGCCTTCCAGAAGTGCCCCATCTGTGAGAAGGTCATCCAGGGCGCCGGCAAGCTGCCGCGGCACATCCGGACCCACACAGGCGAGAAGCCCTACGAGTGTAACATCTGCAAAGTCCGATTCACCAG GCAGGACAAGCTCAAGGTGCACATGAGGAAGCACACGGGCGAGAAGCCGTACCTGTGCCAGCAGTGCGGGGCGGCCTTCGCGCACAACTACGACCTGAAGAACCACATGCGCGTGCACACCGGCCTGCGCCCCTACCAGTGCGACAGCTGCTGCAAGACCTTCGTGCGCTCCGACCACCTGCACAGACACCTCAAGAAAGACGGCTGCAACGGCGTGCCCTCGCGCCGCGGCCGCAAGCCCCGCGTGCGGAGCGGGGGGCTCGGGGGGCTCGGGGGGCCcgaccccgcccccgccccgggggCCCCCGCGCCGcccggcgcccccgccccgcccggctcGCCCGACGCGCGGCGCAACGGCCAGGAGAAGCACTTTaaggacgaggaggaggacgaggacgaggCCAGCCCCGAGGGCCTGGGCAGGTTGAATGTAGCGGGCGCCGCAGGGGGAGGCGACGGGGGCGCCGGGGCCACCGCCGATGGCAGCTTCGCGGCTGGACTTGCCtga
- the ZBTB7A gene encoding zinc finger and BTB domain-containing protein 7A isoform X2, whose amino-acid sequence MDQPCWAPLAQIPASLVFSSVSARKMAGGVDGPIGIPFPDHSSDILSGLNEQRTQGLLCDVVILVEGREFPTHRSVLAACSQYFKKLFTSGAVVDQQNVYEIDFVSAEALTALMDFAYTATLTVSTANVGDILSAARLLEIPAVSHVCADLLDRQILAADAGADAGQLDLVDQIDQRNLLRAKEYLEFFQSNPMNSLPAAAAAAAATFPWSAFGTSDDDLDATKEAVAAAVAAVAAGDCNGLDFYGPGPPAERPPAGDGDEGDSNPGLWPERDEDAPAGGLFPPPVAPPSTATQNGHYSRGGEEEAASLSEAAPEPGDSPGFLSGAAEGEDGDGADADGLAASTLLQQMMSSVGRAGAATAGDSDEESRADDKGVVDYYLKYFSSAHDGDVYPAWSQKVEKKIRAKAFQKCPICEKVIQGAGKLPRHIRTHTGEKPYECNICKVRFTRQDKLKVHMRKHTGEKPYLCQQCGAAFAHNYDLKNHMRVHTGLRPYQCDSCCKTFVRSDHLHRHLKKDGCNGVPSRRGRKPRVRSGGLGGLGGPDPAPAPGAPAPPGAPAPPGSPDARRNGQEKHFKDEEEDEDEASPEGLGRLNVAGAAGGGDGGAGATADGSFAAGLA is encoded by the exons ATGGATCAGCCTTGCTGGGCGCCCTTGGCCCAGATTCCAGCTTCTCTGGTGTTCTCGTCT GTCTCGGCGCGGAAGATGGCCGGCGGCGTGGACGGCCCCATCGGGATCCCGTTCCCCGACCACAGCAGTGACATCCTGAGCGGACTCAACGAGCAGAGGACGCAGGGCCTGCTGTGCGACGTGGTAATTCTGGTGGAGGGCCGCGAGTTCCCCACACACCGCTCGGTGCTGGCTGCCTGCAGCCAGTACTTCAAGAAGCTGTTCACGTCGGGCGCCGTGGTGGACCAGCAGAACGTGTACGAGATCGACTTTGTCAGTGCCGAGGCGCTCACGGCCCTCATGGATTTCGCCTACACGGCCACGCTGACCGTCAGCACGGCCAACGTGGGCGACATCCTCAGCGCCGCCCGCCTACTTGAGATCCCTGCCGTGAGCCACGTCTGCGCCGACCTCCTCGATCGGCAGATCCTGGCGGCTGACGCGGGCGCCGACGCTGGGCAGCTGGACCTCGTAGATCAAATTGATCAACGAAACCTCCTTCGCGCCAAGGAGTACCTCGAGTTCTTCCAGAGCAACCCCATGAATAGCCTGcctgccgccgctgctgccgccgctgccacATTCCCGTGGTCTGCCTTTGGCACATCTGATGATGACCTGGATGCCACCAAGGAGGCTGTGGCTGCTGCAGTGGCTGCTGTGGCTGCTGGCGACTGCAACGGCTTGGACTTCTACGGGCCGGGCCCCCCGGCTGAGCGGCCCCCAGCTGGGGATGGGGATGAGGGCGACAGCAACCCGGGTCTGTGGCCAGAGCGGGACGAGGATGCCCCTGCTGGGGGTCTCTTCCCACCTCCCGTGGCCCCGCCGTCCACCGCCACGCAGAATGGCCACTACAGccgaggtggggaggaggaggcagcctcgCTGTCAGAGGCGGCCCCCGAGCCAGGCGACTCTCCGGGCTTCCTGTCGGGCGCAGCTGAGGGCGAGGACGGGGATGGGGCTGACGCGGACGGGCTGGCGGCCAGCACTCTGCTGCAGCAGATGATGTCGTCTGTGGGCCGGGCTGGGGCAGCGACGGCAGGGGACAGCGACGAAGAGTCGAGGGCTGATGACAAGGGCGTCGTGGACTACTACCTGAAGTACTTCAGCAGTGCCCACGATGGCGACGTCTACCCGGCCTGGTCTCAGAAGGTGGAGAAGAAGATCCGGGCCAAGGCCTTCCAGAAGTGCCCCATCTGTGAGAAGGTCATCCAGGGCGCCGGCAAGCTGCCGCGGCACATCCGGACCCACACAGGCGAGAAGCCCTACGAGTGTAACATCTGCAAAGTCCGATTCACCAG GCAGGACAAGCTCAAGGTGCACATGAGGAAGCACACGGGCGAGAAGCCGTACCTGTGCCAGCAGTGCGGGGCGGCCTTCGCGCACAACTACGACCTGAAGAACCACATGCGCGTGCACACCGGCCTGCGCCCCTACCAGTGCGACAGCTGCTGCAAGACCTTCGTGCGCTCCGACCACCTGCACAGACACCTCAAGAAAGACGGCTGCAACGGCGTGCCCTCGCGCCGCGGCCGCAAGCCCCGCGTGCGGAGCGGGGGGCTCGGGGGGCTCGGGGGGCCcgaccccgcccccgccccgggggCCCCCGCGCCGcccggcgcccccgccccgcccggctcGCCCGACGCGCGGCGCAACGGCCAGGAGAAGCACTTTaaggacgaggaggaggacgaggacgaggCCAGCCCCGAGGGCCTGGGCAGGTTGAATGTAGCGGGCGCCGCAGGGGGAGGCGACGGGGGCGCCGGGGCCACCGCCGATGGCAGCTTCGCGGCTGGACTTGCCtga
- the ZBTB7A gene encoding zinc finger and BTB domain-containing protein 7A isoform X3: MVLAVGLLGARPRQRTVSARKMAGGVDGPIGIPFPDHSSDILSGLNEQRTQGLLCDVVILVEGREFPTHRSVLAACSQYFKKLFTSGAVVDQQNVYEIDFVSAEALTALMDFAYTATLTVSTANVGDILSAARLLEIPAVSHVCADLLDRQILAADAGADAGQLDLVDQIDQRNLLRAKEYLEFFQSNPMNSLPAAAAAAAATFPWSAFGTSDDDLDATKEAVAAAVAAVAAGDCNGLDFYGPGPPAERPPAGDGDEGDSNPGLWPERDEDAPAGGLFPPPVAPPSTATQNGHYSRGGEEEAASLSEAAPEPGDSPGFLSGAAEGEDGDGADADGLAASTLLQQMMSSVGRAGAATAGDSDEESRADDKGVVDYYLKYFSSAHDGDVYPAWSQKVEKKIRAKAFQKCPICEKVIQGAGKLPRHIRTHTGEKPYECNICKVRFTRQDKLKVHMRKHTGEKPYLCQQCGAAFAHNYDLKNHMRVHTGLRPYQCDSCCKTFVRSDHLHRHLKKDGCNGVPSRRGRKPRVRSGGLGGLGGPDPAPAPGAPAPPGAPAPPGSPDARRNGQEKHFKDEEEDEDEASPEGLGRLNVAGAAGGGDGGAGATADGSFAAGLA, from the exons ATGGTGCTGGCTGTGGGACTGCTGGGTGCTCGGCCACGACAGCGCACA GTCTCGGCGCGGAAGATGGCCGGCGGCGTGGACGGCCCCATCGGGATCCCGTTCCCCGACCACAGCAGTGACATCCTGAGCGGACTCAACGAGCAGAGGACGCAGGGCCTGCTGTGCGACGTGGTAATTCTGGTGGAGGGCCGCGAGTTCCCCACACACCGCTCGGTGCTGGCTGCCTGCAGCCAGTACTTCAAGAAGCTGTTCACGTCGGGCGCCGTGGTGGACCAGCAGAACGTGTACGAGATCGACTTTGTCAGTGCCGAGGCGCTCACGGCCCTCATGGATTTCGCCTACACGGCCACGCTGACCGTCAGCACGGCCAACGTGGGCGACATCCTCAGCGCCGCCCGCCTACTTGAGATCCCTGCCGTGAGCCACGTCTGCGCCGACCTCCTCGATCGGCAGATCCTGGCGGCTGACGCGGGCGCCGACGCTGGGCAGCTGGACCTCGTAGATCAAATTGATCAACGAAACCTCCTTCGCGCCAAGGAGTACCTCGAGTTCTTCCAGAGCAACCCCATGAATAGCCTGcctgccgccgctgctgccgccgctgccacATTCCCGTGGTCTGCCTTTGGCACATCTGATGATGACCTGGATGCCACCAAGGAGGCTGTGGCTGCTGCAGTGGCTGCTGTGGCTGCTGGCGACTGCAACGGCTTGGACTTCTACGGGCCGGGCCCCCCGGCTGAGCGGCCCCCAGCTGGGGATGGGGATGAGGGCGACAGCAACCCGGGTCTGTGGCCAGAGCGGGACGAGGATGCCCCTGCTGGGGGTCTCTTCCCACCTCCCGTGGCCCCGCCGTCCACCGCCACGCAGAATGGCCACTACAGccgaggtggggaggaggaggcagcctcgCTGTCAGAGGCGGCCCCCGAGCCAGGCGACTCTCCGGGCTTCCTGTCGGGCGCAGCTGAGGGCGAGGACGGGGATGGGGCTGACGCGGACGGGCTGGCGGCCAGCACTCTGCTGCAGCAGATGATGTCGTCTGTGGGCCGGGCTGGGGCAGCGACGGCAGGGGACAGCGACGAAGAGTCGAGGGCTGATGACAAGGGCGTCGTGGACTACTACCTGAAGTACTTCAGCAGTGCCCACGATGGCGACGTCTACCCGGCCTGGTCTCAGAAGGTGGAGAAGAAGATCCGGGCCAAGGCCTTCCAGAAGTGCCCCATCTGTGAGAAGGTCATCCAGGGCGCCGGCAAGCTGCCGCGGCACATCCGGACCCACACAGGCGAGAAGCCCTACGAGTGTAACATCTGCAAAGTCCGATTCACCAG GCAGGACAAGCTCAAGGTGCACATGAGGAAGCACACGGGCGAGAAGCCGTACCTGTGCCAGCAGTGCGGGGCGGCCTTCGCGCACAACTACGACCTGAAGAACCACATGCGCGTGCACACCGGCCTGCGCCCCTACCAGTGCGACAGCTGCTGCAAGACCTTCGTGCGCTCCGACCACCTGCACAGACACCTCAAGAAAGACGGCTGCAACGGCGTGCCCTCGCGCCGCGGCCGCAAGCCCCGCGTGCGGAGCGGGGGGCTCGGGGGGCTCGGGGGGCCcgaccccgcccccgccccgggggCCCCCGCGCCGcccggcgcccccgccccgcccggctcGCCCGACGCGCGGCGCAACGGCCAGGAGAAGCACTTTaaggacgaggaggaggacgaggacgaggCCAGCCCCGAGGGCCTGGGCAGGTTGAATGTAGCGGGCGCCGCAGGGGGAGGCGACGGGGGCGCCGGGGCCACCGCCGATGGCAGCTTCGCGGCTGGACTTGCCtga
- the ZBTB7A gene encoding zinc finger and BTB domain-containing protein 7A isoform X1, whose amino-acid sequence MAGGVDGPIGIPFPDHSSDILSGLNEQRTQGLLCDVVILVEGREFPTHRSVLAACSQYFKKLFTSGAVVDQQNVYEIDFVSAEALTALMDFAYTATLTVSTANVGDILSAARLLEIPAVSHVCADLLDRQILAADAGADAGQLDLVDQIDQRNLLRAKEYLEFFQSNPMNSLPAAAAAAAATFPWSAFGTSDDDLDATKEAVAAAVAAVAAGDCNGLDFYGPGPPAERPPAGDGDEGDSNPGLWPERDEDAPAGGLFPPPVAPPSTATQNGHYSRGGEEEAASLSEAAPEPGDSPGFLSGAAEGEDGDGADADGLAASTLLQQMMSSVGRAGAATAGDSDEESRADDKGVVDYYLKYFSSAHDGDVYPAWSQKVEKKIRAKAFQKCPICEKVIQGAGKLPRHIRTHTGEKPYECNICKVRFTRQDKLKVHMRKHTGEKPYLCQQCGAAFAHNYDLKNHMRVHTGLRPYQCDSCCKTFVRSDHLHRHLKKDGCNGVPSRRGRKPRVRSGGLGGLGGPDPAPAPGAPAPPGAPAPPGSPDARRNGQEKHFKDEEEDEDEASPEGLGRLNVAGAAGGGDGGAGATADGSFAAGLA is encoded by the exons ATGGCCGGCGGCGTGGACGGCCCCATCGGGATCCCGTTCCCCGACCACAGCAGTGACATCCTGAGCGGACTCAACGAGCAGAGGACGCAGGGCCTGCTGTGCGACGTGGTAATTCTGGTGGAGGGCCGCGAGTTCCCCACACACCGCTCGGTGCTGGCTGCCTGCAGCCAGTACTTCAAGAAGCTGTTCACGTCGGGCGCCGTGGTGGACCAGCAGAACGTGTACGAGATCGACTTTGTCAGTGCCGAGGCGCTCACGGCCCTCATGGATTTCGCCTACACGGCCACGCTGACCGTCAGCACGGCCAACGTGGGCGACATCCTCAGCGCCGCCCGCCTACTTGAGATCCCTGCCGTGAGCCACGTCTGCGCCGACCTCCTCGATCGGCAGATCCTGGCGGCTGACGCGGGCGCCGACGCTGGGCAGCTGGACCTCGTAGATCAAATTGATCAACGAAACCTCCTTCGCGCCAAGGAGTACCTCGAGTTCTTCCAGAGCAACCCCATGAATAGCCTGcctgccgccgctgctgccgccgctgccacATTCCCGTGGTCTGCCTTTGGCACATCTGATGATGACCTGGATGCCACCAAGGAGGCTGTGGCTGCTGCAGTGGCTGCTGTGGCTGCTGGCGACTGCAACGGCTTGGACTTCTACGGGCCGGGCCCCCCGGCTGAGCGGCCCCCAGCTGGGGATGGGGATGAGGGCGACAGCAACCCGGGTCTGTGGCCAGAGCGGGACGAGGATGCCCCTGCTGGGGGTCTCTTCCCACCTCCCGTGGCCCCGCCGTCCACCGCCACGCAGAATGGCCACTACAGccgaggtggggaggaggaggcagcctcgCTGTCAGAGGCGGCCCCCGAGCCAGGCGACTCTCCGGGCTTCCTGTCGGGCGCAGCTGAGGGCGAGGACGGGGATGGGGCTGACGCGGACGGGCTGGCGGCCAGCACTCTGCTGCAGCAGATGATGTCGTCTGTGGGCCGGGCTGGGGCAGCGACGGCAGGGGACAGCGACGAAGAGTCGAGGGCTGATGACAAGGGCGTCGTGGACTACTACCTGAAGTACTTCAGCAGTGCCCACGATGGCGACGTCTACCCGGCCTGGTCTCAGAAGGTGGAGAAGAAGATCCGGGCCAAGGCCTTCCAGAAGTGCCCCATCTGTGAGAAGGTCATCCAGGGCGCCGGCAAGCTGCCGCGGCACATCCGGACCCACACAGGCGAGAAGCCCTACGAGTGTAACATCTGCAAAGTCCGATTCACCAG GCAGGACAAGCTCAAGGTGCACATGAGGAAGCACACGGGCGAGAAGCCGTACCTGTGCCAGCAGTGCGGGGCGGCCTTCGCGCACAACTACGACCTGAAGAACCACATGCGCGTGCACACCGGCCTGCGCCCCTACCAGTGCGACAGCTGCTGCAAGACCTTCGTGCGCTCCGACCACCTGCACAGACACCTCAAGAAAGACGGCTGCAACGGCGTGCCCTCGCGCCGCGGCCGCAAGCCCCGCGTGCGGAGCGGGGGGCTCGGGGGGCTCGGGGGGCCcgaccccgcccccgccccgggggCCCCCGCGCCGcccggcgcccccgccccgcccggctcGCCCGACGCGCGGCGCAACGGCCAGGAGAAGCACTTTaaggacgaggaggaggacgaggacgaggCCAGCCCCGAGGGCCTGGGCAGGTTGAATGTAGCGGGCGCCGCAGGGGGAGGCGACGGGGGCGCCGGGGCCACCGCCGATGGCAGCTTCGCGGCTGGACTTGCCtga